From candidate division TA06 bacterium, one genomic window encodes:
- the ybgF gene encoding tol-pal system protein YbgF — MKRTLFLVSFALSVLAALPGCGMKKEYIRVTDQLDSIELREKRIERRTAALDSLSQVQMGLLYELRAELKSLSASAGEKWSIAEQQQEDNKYRPLSVGPSQPDPKAPAPEPKTEAPTETNPKKLYDASYLDITKGNYDLALSGFNEFIKRFPKHDLADNAQYWIGEGFYAQKKYDSALAEFEKVVGNYPGKDKEPAALYKIGLCLQEMGDKDKARQYWQLLAKKYPKSPEAALAKDRLK, encoded by the coding sequence ATGAAAAGAACGCTGTTTTTGGTTTCCTTTGCTTTATCGGTACTGGCGGCCCTGCCCGGCTGCGGGATGAAGAAGGAATATATCCGAGTTACCGACCAGCTCGATTCCATCGAACTGCGGGAGAAAAGGATCGAGCGCCGGACCGCCGCGCTGGACAGCCTGAGCCAGGTCCAGATGGGGCTGCTCTACGAACTGCGGGCCGAGCTGAAGAGCCTGTCCGCCTCGGCCGGCGAGAAATGGAGCATAGCCGAGCAGCAGCAGGAGGACAACAAATACCGTCCGTTGTCCGTCGGCCCCAGCCAGCCGGATCCCAAGGCGCCGGCCCCCGAACCGAAGACCGAGGCCCCGACGGAGACGAACCCCAAGAAACTATACGATGCTTCGTATCTCGACATCACCAAGGGCAACTACGACCTGGCCCTGTCCGGGTTCAACGAGTTCATCAAGCGGTTTCCCAAGCACGATCTGGCCGATAACGCCCAGTACTGGATCGGCGAAGGTTTTTACGCCCAGAAAAAATACGATTCCGCCCTAGCCGAGTTTGAAAAAGTGGTGGGGAACTATCCGGGAAAGGACAAGGAGCCGGCCGCGCTGTATAAGATAGGCCTGTGCCTTCAGGAAATGGGAGACAAGGATAAAGCCAGGCAATACTGGCAGCTATTGGCGAAAAAATATCCCAAAAGCCCCGAAGCCGCCTTGGCCAAGGATAGGTTGAAATAA